The genome window GCTTTTACACCTTCAAGGTCGACGTGGGGCCCAGCTTGTACCGACCTGTGAACGACCACATCACGGGCCGCTTGCAAGGGCTTCCGGCACCTCTCGTGGTCAAGGTCATGCCGCCGGGCCGCAAGGCGCAGGTGCTGGTCAGTGCCCACGACGGCGGGTCCGATGCGTGGCAGTTCGCCGCGCTACCCGGCCAGGTGGTGCGGGTGCCCTTCGAGCCGGGGGACGAGTTGAGGAAGCGCTTGGTCGTGACGGTCGTGCCAGACGACGCGGCTCCTCAGATTCGGGAGATCACGGTGATGCCTGGACAGCCGCAGACGCTGCTGGTCGAATTGCCCTGAGCCCGGCTCCTTCGTCATGCCTTCGCTGCTTCTCGCCGCCGTCGCCGCTTCGCTCAGCGTCGCCACAGTGCCCAACCCCGGGGCCCGTGCGGCTCTATTTTGGGGCGCTGCCCCCGATCCCGCGGTCGGCGTAGAGGCTTCTCCCACCCTGCCCTCCCCCGAGCGCCCGCTGCTGCCTTCGGAGGCGTTCGCTCGAGGCCGGGTGGCCTTCGACCGAGGAGAGTACGCTCGCGCGATCACACTGCTTCGCCCCCTGCTTTACCCCGAAATCCGCCTGGACGAAGAGAGCCAGGTTGTCAGGTCTCATCGCATGCTGGGCGTGGCCCACCTCTTCGAGAACCAGCCCGAGGAGGCCCGCCAGGAATTTTTGCGTCTTTTGGAGCTCCGCCCCGACTATCGCTTCGATCCGCTCCTGGATCCTCCGCGGGTCGTGGACTTCTTCAATCAGATTCTGCGGGAACAGGAGGGCCAGATAGCAGCCCTCGAGGCCCGCAGGCGCCAAGCCGAGGCGACTGAAAGGCTCCGTGCGGCGGAGGCGGCCGCGCCGCCCAAGGTGATTGTGAGGGAGTACGAACGGCGTTCGTTGGCTGTGGCGCTGCTTCCCTTCGGAGCGGGACAGTTCCAAAACGAGCAGAGCGCCAAGGGGTGGGCGTTCCTGGCAGCCGAGTCCACGTTGGCAGGTGTTTCGATGGCGGCGGCCACGGCGAACTTCCTGTTGTATGGCGCGATGTCGAGATTGCCTTGCAAGGACGCACCCCCGGTGGCCAACGGGGCCTCTGGGAGGTGTGCCGGTGACGACGTGGATCGCACCGACGAGCGGCGGTCGACGTTGCTGCTCAACGTTCAGCTGGTGAGCGGCGGCCTCTTTTTTGCGGTAGCCGCCTGGGGCATCGTCGACGCATTGCTTCACTTCGAGGCCCGTGTGCCGCTTGGCGAGCCGGCGCCCCTGTCCCGGCCGCGGGTGTCGTTCGTGCCCACCCTGTCCCCGTCGGGTGTCGGAACGCATCTGGAACTCAGGTTCTAGCGCCGGGCTCAGACGCCCCCTTATGTATGCCTTTCCCGTTTGGCGGCCAGGCATGGTAGTTAGGCTGTTCGAGGTGAGCTTATGGCGCTTCGCGCTGTGAACTTGGCCTCGGACGACGGACGCACATGGCAACGCTCAGAATTCAGCTCCCCGCGTCAGGGGTGAAGGTGTACCACATCTACAAAAAGCTCACGTCGCTTGGGCGAGGTGACGACTGTGACGTGGTCCTGCCAGACCCCCTGCTTGGGGAGGCGCACGCACACATCAACTTCGACGGCCGCGACTTCCACCTGGCGCTTCTCGAGCGGGGCACCGAGATGTTCGTGAATGGCCGCAAACGGACCAAACACCGGCTTGGGCACGAGGATCGGGTCCGCCTTGGGCCCGTGGAGATCGAGTTTTCTCTCTACGACACGCCCGTTTCCGACGACGTGGCGGCAAAGACTATCGCCGAGCTCAACTCGTACAAGAAGCTCTTCGAGTTTTCTCAGCACCTGATGAGCAACTACGAGGTGCCCGCCCTGCTCGAATCGCTCATCGACATGGTCATCCAGGTGAGCAACGCCGACAAGGGCTTCATCGTGTTGATGGAGTCCGGAGATCCGGTCGTGAAGGTTGCCCGGAACTTGCGTCGCGAGAGCATCTCTAACGCCATCAGCCACGTCTCGGATTCCATCCTCGCGAAGGTGGTTGAAACCAGAAAGGCGCTCATCGTCTCCGACGCCCTCAATGATGACGCGTTCAGCACGGCAGCCTCGGTCGTGAACCTCAAGCTCACGTCCGTGATGTGCGTTCCGCTGCTCGAACGAGGGGATCTCTTGGGGGTGATCTACGTGGGCAACGACAACGTCGCGCGTCTGTTCGACGACACCCACCTCGAGTTGCTCTCCATCTTCGCCGCCCAGGCCTCTCTCATCATTCGCAACGCCCTCCTGGTCAACGAGCTCACGCTCGACAAGCGCTCGTTGCTGGAGCAGCTCGAGCGCATGCGCTTTGGCGAGATCGTTGGCTCTTGTCCGCCGATGCAAGAGGTTTTTCGCAAAGTCCAGAAGGTGTCGGCCACGGACATCTCCGTATTGGTGACGGGCGAGACCGGCACCGGGAAGGAGCTCATCGCACGCGAGCTGCACAACCGCTCGAGCCGGGCCAAGGGGCCCTTCGTTACGATCAACTGCGGGGCCATCCCTGAAAACCTGCTCGAATCCGAGCTCTTTGGCTATGCTCGGGGTGCCTTTACGGGAGCCGTGAGCAACAAGTTGGGTCGATTCCAGACAGCCAACGGCGGCTCCTTGTTCTTGGACGAGATTGGGGAAATGCCCATGTCGCTGCAGGTGAAGATCCTGCGCGCCCTTCAGGAGCGGGTGGTGGTGCGGGTGGGTGACACCCGACAAGAGCAGGTGGACATTCGTGTGATCGCTGCCACTCATCGAAACCTGGAACAGGAGATCAAGGCGGGCCGCTTCCGGGAAGATCTCTACTACCGCCTCAACGTCGTGCAGCTTCATTTGCCGCCGCTGCGCGAACGCGGCGATGACATCGTCATGCTGGCTCGCTACATGCTGGGCCGTTACGCCCCGGAGTACGGCAGCAAGGTGAAGGGATTTTCGCCGGGGGCCATTGCAGCCCTCAAGCGGCACGACTGGCCGGGCAACATCCGTGAGCTGGAAAACCGGATGAAGAAGGCGGTCGTGCTCGCTGACAAGGCTCTGCTGGGTCCCGAGGACTTGGGCCTGACCCCGGCGGAGCTGCCCCCGATTCTTCCGTTGAACGAGGCCAAGGAACAGTTTCAGCGCAACTACATCAACGAGATCCTGGCTCTCAACGACGGCAACCGTACCAAAACTGCGCGGGACCTGGGCGTGGATCCCCGCACCATCTTTCGCCACCTCGAAAGGGACGACGGCCCTTCCCTGGGGGGATCCGAGTCCCCAGCGCCCGACGACCTCTAGCGTAGGCCATGAAGGAGGGCAGCTGGGTCTCCTTTGGGACTCAGCCCCCCCGTTCGGCCCGCGGTCTCCTGCAGGTGCGCATGTTGTTTTTCGAACGCTCAGGGGGGCTGGTAGTATGCCTGGGCGTGTCGCCGCCCCCCCTCCGTTTGCTGCGAGCCCTCGGGCGCTCGAGTTGGCGGGCTTCGTGTGCGCGGCCCTTGCAGGCCATGTGGCGAGGGGTACTTGGGCTCTCTCTCTGCCTCAGCGCCGCCTG of Myxococcales bacterium contains these proteins:
- a CDS encoding sigma 54-interacting transcriptional regulator produces the protein MATLRIQLPASGVKVYHIYKKLTSLGRGDDCDVVLPDPLLGEAHAHINFDGRDFHLALLERGTEMFVNGRKRTKHRLGHEDRVRLGPVEIEFSLYDTPVSDDVAAKTIAELNSYKKLFEFSQHLMSNYEVPALLESLIDMVIQVSNADKGFIVLMESGDPVVKVARNLRRESISNAISHVSDSILAKVVETRKALIVSDALNDDAFSTAASVVNLKLTSVMCVPLLERGDLLGVIYVGNDNVARLFDDTHLELLSIFAAQASLIIRNALLVNELTLDKRSLLEQLERMRFGEIVGSCPPMQEVFRKVQKVSATDISVLVTGETGTGKELIARELHNRSSRAKGPFVTINCGAIPENLLESELFGYARGAFTGAVSNKLGRFQTANGGSLFLDEIGEMPMSLQVKILRALQERVVVRVGDTRQEQVDIRVIAATHRNLEQEIKAGRFREDLYYRLNVVQLHLPPLRERGDDIVMLARYMLGRYAPEYGSKVKGFSPGAIAALKRHDWPGNIRELENRMKKAVVLADKALLGPEDLGLTPAELPPILPLNEAKEQFQRNYINEILALNDGNRTKTARDLGVDPRTIFRHLERDDGPSLGGSESPAPDDL